GACCGGGGACACAGCCAGCCTGAGCAGAGGAGGTTCCTCAGAGCTCATGGTGTGGGAGGGTGGTCAGATGGTTCCATAGAGGCACCCAAGATACTCTGGGAATGGGGGCCAGGGGCAAGGGACAAGGTCCTGGGATTGTACCATGGGCCAGTCTCTAGGTGGGAGAGTATCGCAGGGTGAACAGCAGTGTGAAGGCACTACAGGCGAGGATGGGGGCCTCTTTGGGCACCCACACAGCTGTCCAGGGACCCATTGGGGAGTGGGAAGACCAGCAGCTGTGTTCTCTGCAGTGGAGTATAGGGTGGAAAAggatcccccccctccccccccatagCGATGACCCAGTCCCTGACTCTTacatctccttccctctgccagaTCATAGATCCTCTGGCCCGGGGCCGGGCCTTCCGAGTGGCAGATGACACGGCTGACGGCCTGAGTACCCCACACACACCTGTCACGCCTGGTGCtgcttccctctgctccttctccagctCCCGCTCGGGCTTCAACCGGCTCCCGCGGCGACGCAAGCGTGAATCGGTGGCCAAGATGAGCTTCCGGGCAGCTGCAGCCCTGGTGAAGGTGGGTGCAGGGGCTGGGGTGAGGTGGGAACTAAGTTGGCCACCACACCGCACGCTCACCTCCTCGCTGGTAGGGCCGCTCTGTTAGGGATGGCACATTGCGCCGGGTGCAGCGCCGAAGCTTCACTCCCgccagcttcctggaggaggacaCAGCTGACTTCCCCGACGAGTTGGACACGTCCTTCTTTGCCCGGGTAAGAGCACAGGGGCATCACCTGAGACCCCTCCGCCTACGTATCCCGCCCTGACCGTGCGTATTTGCTCAGGAAGGAGTCCTCCACGAGGAGCTGTCCACGTACCCAGACGAGGTGTTTGAGTCCCCTTCGGAGGCAGCACTCAAAGACTGGGAGAAAGCCACAGAGCAGGCAGACCTCACGGGTGGGGCCCTGGACCGCAGTGAGCTGGAGCGCAGCCACCTGATGCTGTGAGTGCCACCagacagtggggaggggggagggcgggatCTACGGCTGTCCGGAGCATCTGGGCCCTAGGGCACTGATGCCATGGAGGGCCGGGGGAAGGAGTCATCTTGTGGATTGTGAGCCCAGCCTGGTCACTATGGCTGTGGGACCCCAGGGCTGGGCACCATTCAGGTCTTGGCTGCCCACCTGTGGGACAGGAACGGAATCCCAGGGTCCACAGGCTGGACAGAATCTAGCGGGGAGATGGAGGGTGTTGTAATGCATACTTGTAGATCGTCCAGGGAGCCTCACATAGGTCAGGTTCCACCTCTGCAATCCCCAGGGGGGCTCAGGATTGCTCTTTTTCTGGTGAGGAGGAGGCTGATGGTGGATGACTGCACAGCGCTTTCAGTGTTAGATGGGAGCCAGAGAGGAGAGGCCATCCTGGTCCTGCTGGGAGGGATTGAGGCGGGCTGGGAGTCTAGGGCGGGAGGTGActgtgccccttcccccaggCCCCTGGAACGAGGCTGGAGGAAGCAGAAGGAGGGTGGCGCAGCGGCCCCACAGCCCAAGGTGCGGCTGCGGCAGGAGGTAGTGAGCACGGCGGGTCAGCGGCGGGGCCAGCGCATCGCGATGCCCGTGCGCAAGTTCTTTGCCAGGGAGAAGCGGCCGTATGGGCTGGGCATGGTGGGCCGGCTGACCAACCGCACTTACCGCAAGCGTATCGACAGTTATGTCAAGCGCCAGATTGAGGACATGGACGACCACAGGTAGGCATGGGGTGGGAGTGTGGGGGGGATGCAGCTTCCAGCAGGCAAGGCTCCAGGTTGGGGGTGGGTCCTCTGGGTTGGAGACGCGGTCTCTGCTGACGCTCTGCCCTGCAGGCCCTTCTTCACCTACTGGCTCACCTTCGTGCACTCACTCGTCACCATTCTAGCCGTGTGCATCTACGGCATCGCGCCTGTGGGCTTCTCGCAGCATGAGACTGTGGACTCGGTGAGCCCTGGCACCCTGCCCGGCCCGGATCTGTGGAGTCTGGGCTCTGGACTCCGTCTTTCCTCACTCTGTGAGGAGAGGACTGGAGCGGGTTCTGTCTGATCTCTCTCCCCAACCTTGCAGGTACTGCGGAACCGCGGGGTCTATGAGAACGTCAAGTACGTGCAGCAGGAGAACTTCTGGATCGGGCCCAGCTCGGTGAGGGCAGGGCCTTGTGGGTGCCGGAGGGTGGGAACCCTGGGCTCGCAGGGGGCCGGATTCTGCAGCTGCACATCCCAATCCTCCGCAGGAGGCTCTCATTCACCTGGGTGCCAAGTTCTCGCCCTGCATGCGCCAGGACCCGCAGGTACACAGTTTCATCCGCGCTGCGCGTGAGCGTGAGAAGCACTCGGCCTGCTGCGTGCGCAATGACCGGTCGGGCTGTGTGCAGACCTCGGAGGAGGAGTGCTCGGTTTGTGCCCCCACCACCGTGTGCTTGCGGTTACCTTGGGACTTCAGATAGAGCCGGTTGAGTCATCACTACCCTAGTTCCGTGCATATTTTGGCGTCCCTCCGTGCGAGGGCCCTCCGCTCGCATTTATTCCTTGTATCCCCTGCTCCCCCCATTTCCTGCTCCTCCTGTCACAGAGGACAGTTGTAGCAAGTCTTTGATTTGGGTGTGCTCTTTTTGCACGTCGGTCCTGTTTTTGGGCACACGTCCTAAGTTTACACAAGTGGTGTTGCCTTATTCTTTCCACCAAACAATtcaagaaaaaaccaaaaaagattcACGCAAGTTTACATCACATCATCTCATGTGGAGGTGCTGGCGTTTATACCAGTTCTGGTTTTGGACACGGGTTGTTTCTATTGTTAAGCTAACAGGAATTATGCTGCTGAGCTTTTAATAGTCTCCCAACACGCCTGCGCATTTGTGGAGCGTAATTTCATTGAAATTGCGTCGTGGGTCGGTGTGAGGGACTCAGTGACTTTACTTTTGATTCCTGCCTCCTGGAGACTGCACTGGCTAAGGGGTGGGCTCTGACCAGGGCCTGACCCTGTGTCCTCCCACAGTCCACGCTGGCAGTGTGGGTGAAGTGGCCCTtccaccccagtgccccagatCTTGCGGGCCGCAAGAGGCAGTTTGGCTCTGTCTGCCACCAGGACCCCAGGTCAGTCCTGCCAGACCCTCCCTTACTTCCTTTGTCAATGGCTccatggggtgtgtgtgggggggagagggtaTAGCTGCCCCACATGTCGTTGAGTCGGACGGGGAGGCATGGATACCAAGGGTGCAAGGCAGGGTCTGACCACATCCTGGGTTCATGCAGGGTGTGTGATGAGCCTTCCTCCGAGGACCCCCACGAGTGGCCAGATGACATCACCAAGTGGCCGGTGAGCCAGAGTGGAGGGGTTGTTTGTGAGTCGCCCTGTTTTGTGAAGGAGGAACCCACATTCCACCCGTTAGTGATGCCAGAGATCCCCATCATGGGACCACCCTGGGTGTTCAGACGCTGTGCCTCTGGCCTTTGCTCAGCCTGTCTACCTACCAAACACCTGCCTCTCTGAGCAGGTAGCCAGAACAGGAGAACCAGGTGGAAGCCTAGGAGGTCAAGGGACGTTACTCCAACCTGACAGAGGGCTCATCTGTGTCTCGGGGTGTGGTAGCCAGCTTGAAGTCCAGGGAGGCTGGCTTCCTACCTTAGGAGCCTGTCCATCCTTGCCCCATTCTCCAAGCATGGTTGTGGgtcccagggttgggggaggcCTTGACCCAACTCACCCCCATTTGTGACCCAGATCTGCACCAAAAACAGCGCCGGGAACCACACCAACCACCCTCACATGGACTGTGTCATCACGGGCCGGCCCTGCTGCATCGGCACAAAGGGCAGGTGGGTGTGCCTGTGCTTGTGTGTGCAGCCAGTCCTGGGTGCAGATTGCCCTGGGGCTGTGCCCTTCTCCCTCACCAAGTTCCAAAATAACCCAAGATTCCGAGGGGCCTGGGGTGAGAAGGGGTCTGCCTGGACTTGTCCAGAGCCAACAATGGTGGGCAAGTAGGGCTGAAAGCTGGGCCTGGCTGGCATAGTCGGGTGCCTCTGCCCTTGGGCCACCCTACAAGTCCTTGCAATCCTGGCCTGACCTTCCAGGTGTGAGATTACCTCCCGGGAGTACTGTGACTTCATGAGGGGCTACTTCCACGAGGAGGCCACACTGTGCTCCCAGGTAGGCCTCCAGGGTGagtgtccctcccctctccccccagccacTGTGGGTGCTGACGGGCCACTCTGCACAGGTGCACTGCATGGATGACGTGTGTGGGCTCCTGCCCTTTCTCAACCCTGAGGTGCCTGACCAGTTCTACCGCCTGTGGCTGTCCCTCTTCTTGCACGCTGGGCAAGTGATACCATGTGGGCTGAGCAGGGGGGGCTGGTCCCAGGTACCCCAGGATGGCCAGAGATGGTGAAGGGGGCGGCCTCCTTGCTGAgtaccccctcacccccaccccacaggatCCTGCACTGCCTGGTGTCAGTCTGCTTCCAGATGACTGTCCTGCGGGACCTGGAGAAGTTGGCAGGCTGGCACCGAATAGCCATCATCTACCTGCTGAGCGGTGTCACTGGTAACCTGGCCAGTGCCATTTTCCTGCCATACCGGGCAGAGGTAAGACTGTCACCCAGAGTGGGGACTCCCCCATGTGCACCTGCCGCCTGTCGTAAACCGAGTCCACGTCCAGCACGGAGTCTGGGGCCCTGGAGAGTCCAGACTGGGAGCATCTCCTTTTGGCTCCTTAATCTCAGTGTGCTGCAGGCCACGGGAGGCAGGACGGGGAGATGCGGCTCTGGGTTGGGGCGGGTCTGCTCAGCCCCACCAGCTCACAGCCACCCACACTGCCGCCAGGTGGGCCCAGCCGGCTCGCAGTTTGGCATCCTGGCCTGCCTGTTCGTGGAGCTCTTCCAGAGCTGGCAGGTCCTGGCGAGGCCCTGGCGTGCCTTCTTCAAGCTGTCGGCTGTGGTCCTCTTCCTGTTCACCTTTGGGCTGCTGCCCTGGATCGACAACTTCGCTCACATCTCGGGCTTCATCAGcggcctcttcctctcctttgccTTCCTGCCCTACATCAGCTTCGGCAAGTTTGACCTGTACCGCAAGCGCTGCCAGATCATCGTCTTTCAGGTGGTCTTCCTGGGCCTCCTGGCCGGCCTGGTGGTCCTCTTCTACTTCTACCCCGTCCGCTGTGAGTGGTGTGAGTTCCTCACCTGCATCCCCTTCACTGACAAGTTCTGTGAGAAGTACGAGCTGGATGCTCAGCTCCACTGAGCTGGCTGGGGCGCTGGGGCCACGCGCTCCAGCAGGCCAGAGCCAGGCACATGGTCTCCCCTAGGCCTCACAGGCCACAGGACGCGAGTCTCGAGCCCTGTGTGCTGCCCTGCCTGTTTCCTGAACACTGACCTCTCGTGCCTTGTTCACCAGCGGTGAACCTCTCGTACTTCAGGGCATTTATTACACTAGTTCCCGCGATTACCTTCTAACTAGTCTCTTGACGACCACCTCATGTGGCCAATAAATGGACCGGGAGCGTTTTAGCTGCCACTAACTTACCGGAGCTGCCTCGTCTTTCTGGCTTCTGGCTGGGGGCTGTGGCGGGAGATCCTTCAGGCCACTGGCCACCTTGCTTACAGTTCCCCACAACAGGGAACTAAGTGTCAAATATACCTTCCAGTGAAGTCTCTCAGTCAGATGGATGGGAGTACACTGTCCCCCTTCCTTACAGTAACTGGCAGCTGATAATGAAAGAAGAACCCATAGCTGTGCGgtcacccctgccctcctccccaccctcccaccccccgaaCCAATGAGAAGCATCTCCGACCCCAATACCACCTACCCAGCCGGCAGCTCAAAGTTCAGCCCCAGGCTACCTCCCTTTCCGGAAGCCAAAGGGTGAAGGTGTTGCTACTGGTGAACCCTGTGAGCCGAGGCTGGGGGCCCCATCCACATACTCTTGATCCCAGGCCCTGTTTCCCCATAAGCACAAACAGAAAGCCAGCCACTCTGCCTTTATTTCCCCTTGCTGTAGAGATCACAGTAAAAGGGTCCTAGGGCCAGGGGGTGGCCACAGGGCTCAGGTGAAGCGTCCTCCACCTTAGCACTCACTTGCACTATTCTCTGCCCTTGCTTCCCCTCTGGGACTCGGCAGCACCAGTCCCTCCTGCCCCAAGTACTGTggcttttttacttttcaaactaAGAAGCAAATGGATGAATCCTGTACAGAGGGCCAGGCCCATCTGCCACATGATTAGGGTGTTCCAGCTAGGTGCAGGCCACCTCAACACTCTTCTGCAAAAAGGGAACAGTTGTCGAAGGCttcctcctgggggtggggagagcttgGCCAGTAGCACAGTTGTCCTTGTCTGGAGGTTCATTTTTGCCTCAGCTTTTTGATGAAGGACACCTCATCCCGATTCCGGATACCGTAACTGAAAGAGGAGGGCTGTAGTGTGAGGTCTGTTTGTGACTCCTCACCAGAGACTCATGTCAGGGACCAAGAAAGGACAAATAGGAAGAGCACCGTGTCCAGGAAGGTGAGGAAGTGGCAGTGGCCATCGCCCCATAGCCCACACTGTGCCAGCGGGCAGCCTTTCTCCTGCACACATGCTCTCACTGCCCTCCTCTGGCTGTGGGAAGCCCCACCCTGCCACTAGTGAGCAGTGCTCACACCGTGCTTATGCCTCCCGTTCCGGTAGGAAGGGCCCCCAGGAAGCTCCTTGCAGGAAGGAGTCAGTCCATCCAGGGACTGTGCTGGTCTTGGTTATTCCCCGGTAAGTGATTTAAGACTCCTCCTTCCGGGGAAGAGGCCCCGGCCCTCTGGCAGGGCTTGGGGAACAAGAGGGCAACACACTAGATGCAGCTCAAAATGTGGCCCCAACTTACTCTCGAAGCTTCTTCCTGTCCTCAGTGAGCTTCTCTCCTGCAGAGGTCAGGTAGTATGTCCTCCACACATAGGACCTGCAAGATTCAGATGGGGATTCAGGTAGACCACAAGCACGGTGACTGGCCAGCTGGGATGCAGGGGCTGTGTGTGAGATGAGCTCAAGGTGCTCAGTCATGGGGGCCCAGGGCAGGTGGCCTCTTCTTGGCCTTTCCTGCACCACGTATGCACCGCGCATGAGGTAGCTCTAAGGAAGCACTGCTCTCAACGGGCTGTGTGGGGTGGCTGGGAGCCAAACACACCTTATTAACAAAACAGGCGGCAATACCAACACACAGGCAACAAGACATCTGACCTAGTGGGAGTGAGGAGAGCACCCACGTAAAGATGGGGTGGGGCTGCTGAAAGCTGCCCCATCCGTAACCAGAGAGACCACTTCCGGCCACTGGAAATGCTATCTAGGTGAGGTGAAAGAGCGTGAAAGAGCAGCTGAGGCAGGACTCCCAGGCATGGAGGCAGCCACCACATCTCCATGCTTGGGACAGGGAGCTCAGACCCCGTTGGCACTTTGCAGCATACAGGCAGCAGGTGCTCGTGCGGCACCAGCCCTTCCTGTGGCTCCACTTACCAGCTGATGTGCTGAATGCCTCCTTCCCGCTCCTGCCTGAGCTGCACGTATCTCTGAATGGCCTTCTTCAGGTCCAGGACCGTAGCATTCTGTACCACAACCACAGCTGCAACACAAAAGGAGAACAGCCATGGCGGGGAGCCACGGCCTCGGATGGCAGGAAAGGAACCCAGAAGCTCTGTCCAGATGGTTTTGGATGGAGATTCAGATCTGGGTAGGGTAGGCTTGTGCTTGCCCCAGTATCCTTGGACGTGGCCCTTGAGTCTCCCACTGAGCAGCCATGTTAGCATCTTACCTGTGTGAAAACTCAGACTGCATGGTCCAAAAGGAGAAGGGAGCACTTACGCATTATTTCTCCATCCATCTTGCACACTCGGACTGTCATTGCTTGGCCATATTCTAGTGCTATTTGTGAATTGACCTCTTCTAAAGTAACCTACAAAAAGACCAAGGGTGGAAGTGGGATCCCTGCCTCTCTTTACCatcccaaacaacaacaaaagaaagcaagctgATAGTGTCCAAAAAGCagtaccatatatttttttcaacgtttatttatttttgggacagagagagacagagcatgaacgggggagggtcagagagagagggagacacagaatcggaagcaggctccaggctctgagccatcagcccagagcccgacgcggggctcgaactcacggaccgcgagattgtgacctgagctgaaatcggacgctcaaccgactgagccacccaggcgccccagcagtacCATATTTTATgaagaacaagaaacaaaatttccTGCTTGTATGGTAGGGTTTTCCCCAGTTCCACCCACGTGTTTGTATTTGATGTGCAAAGTGGGTAGGATCTCGGGAGAAAGAGgagtgcagaaacaggaggatgAGG
This sequence is a window from Prionailurus viverrinus isolate Anna chromosome E3, UM_Priviv_1.0, whole genome shotgun sequence. Protein-coding genes within it:
- the RHBDF1 gene encoding inactive rhomboid protein 1 isoform X1 produces the protein MSEARRDSTSSLQRKKPPWLKLDIPAVAPPVTEEPSFLQVGPGQERLWVYSIQPPHRDPTVQPLRRQAFLRSVSMPAETAHIPSPHHEVRRPVLQRQTSITQTIRRGTADWFGVSKDSDSTQKWQRKSIRHCSQRYGKLKPQVIRELDLPSQDNVSLTSTETPPPLYVGPCQLGMQKIIDPLARGRAFRVADDTADGLSTPHTPVTPGAASLCSFSSSRSGFNRLPRRRKRESVAKMSFRAAAALVKGRSVRDGTLRRVQRRSFTPASFLEEDTADFPDELDTSFFAREGVLHEELSTYPDEVFESPSEAALKDWEKATEQADLTGGALDRSELERSHLMLPLERGWRKQKEGGAAAPQPKVRLRQEVVSTAGQRRGQRIAMPVRKFFAREKRPYGLGMVGRLTNRTYRKRIDSYVKRQIEDMDDHRPFFTYWLTFVHSLVTILAVCIYGIAPVGFSQHETVDSVLRNRGVYENVKYVQQENFWIGPSSEALIHLGAKFSPCMRQDPQVHSFIRAAREREKHSACCVRNDRSGCVQTSEEECSSTLAVWVKWPFHPSAPDLAGRKRQFGSVCHQDPRVCDEPSSEDPHEWPDDITKWPICTKNSAGNHTNHPHMDCVITGRPCCIGTKGRCEITSREYCDFMRGYFHEEATLCSQVHCMDDVCGLLPFLNPEVPDQFYRLWLSLFLHAGILHCLVSVCFQMTVLRDLEKLAGWHRIAIIYLLSGVTGNLASAIFLPYRAEVGPAGSQFGILACLFVELFQSWQVLARPWRAFFKLSAVVLFLFTFGLLPWIDNFAHISGFISGLFLSFAFLPYISFGKFDLYRKRCQIIVFQVVFLGLLAGLVVLFYFYPVRCEWCEFLTCIPFTDKFCEKYELDAQLH
- the RHBDF1 gene encoding inactive rhomboid protein 1 isoform X2, which translates into the protein MSEARRDSTSSLQRKKPPWLKLDIPAVAPPVTEEPSFLQPLRRQAFLRSVSMPAETAHIPSPHHEVRRPVLQRQTSITQTIRRGTADWFGVSKDSDSTQKWQRKSIRHCSQRYGKLKPQVIRELDLPSQDNVSLTSTETPPPLYVGPCQLGMQKIIDPLARGRAFRVADDTADGLSTPHTPVTPGAASLCSFSSSRSGFNRLPRRRKRESVAKMSFRAAAALVKGRSVRDGTLRRVQRRSFTPASFLEEDTADFPDELDTSFFAREGVLHEELSTYPDEVFESPSEAALKDWEKATEQADLTGGALDRSELERSHLMLPLERGWRKQKEGGAAAPQPKVRLRQEVVSTAGQRRGQRIAMPVRKFFAREKRPYGLGMVGRLTNRTYRKRIDSYVKRQIEDMDDHRPFFTYWLTFVHSLVTILAVCIYGIAPVGFSQHETVDSVLRNRGVYENVKYVQQENFWIGPSSEALIHLGAKFSPCMRQDPQVHSFIRAAREREKHSACCVRNDRSGCVQTSEEECSSTLAVWVKWPFHPSAPDLAGRKRQFGSVCHQDPRVCDEPSSEDPHEWPDDITKWPICTKNSAGNHTNHPHMDCVITGRPCCIGTKGRCEITSREYCDFMRGYFHEEATLCSQVHCMDDVCGLLPFLNPEVPDQFYRLWLSLFLHAGILHCLVSVCFQMTVLRDLEKLAGWHRIAIIYLLSGVTGNLASAIFLPYRAEVGPAGSQFGILACLFVELFQSWQVLARPWRAFFKLSAVVLFLFTFGLLPWIDNFAHISGFISGLFLSFAFLPYISFGKFDLYRKRCQIIVFQVVFLGLLAGLVVLFYFYPVRCEWCEFLTCIPFTDKFCEKYELDAQLH
- the SNRNP25 gene encoding U11/U12 small nuclear ribonucleoprotein 25 kDa protein gives rise to the protein MVVQDPLLCDLPIQVTLEEVNSQIALEYGQAMTVRVCKMDGEIMPVVVVQNATVLDLKKAIQRYVQLRQEREGGIQHISWSYVWRTYYLTSAGEKLTEDRKKLRDYGIRNRDEVSFIKKLRQK
- the RHBDF1 gene encoding inactive rhomboid protein 1 isoform X3; its protein translation is MSEARRDSTSSLQRKKPPWLKLDIPAVAPPVTEEPSFLQVGPGQERLWVYSIQPPHRDPTVQPLRRQAFLRSVSMPAETAHIPSPHHEVRRPVLQRQTSITQTIRRGTADWFGVSKDSDSTQKWQRKSIRHCSQRYGKLKPQVIRELDLPSQDNVSLTSTETPPPLYVGPCQLGMQKIIDPLARGRAFRVADDTADGLSTPHTPVTPGAASLCSFSSSRSGFNRLPRRRKRESVAKMSFRAAAALVKGRSVRDGTLRRVQRRSFTPASFLEEDTADFPDELDTSFFAREGVLHEELSTYPDEVFESPSEAALKDWEKATEQADLTGGALDRSELERSHLMLPLERGWRKQKEGGAAAPQPKVRLRQEVVSTAGQRRGQRIAMPVRKFFAREKRPYGLGMVGRLTNRTYRKRIDSYVKRQIEDMDDHRPFFTYWLTFVHSLVTILAVCIYGIAPVGFSQHETVDSVLRNRGVYENVKYVQQENFWIGPSSEALIHLGAKFSPCMRQDPQVHSFIRAAREREKHSACCVRNDRSGCVQTSEEECSSTLAVWVKWPFHPSAPDLAGRKRQFGSVCHQDPRVCDEPSSEDPHEWPDDITKWPICTKNSAGNHTNHPHMDCVITGRPCCIGTKGRCEITSREYCDFMRGYFHEEATLCSQVHCMDDVCGLLPFLNPEVPDQFYRLWLSLFLHAGILHCLVSVCFQMTVLRDLEKLAGWHRIAIIYLLSGVTGNLASAIFLPYRAELRQV